TGCTAAAAGTAGGacaaaaaaaggcaaaaaagaaaaaagtacTCCCCCGTGTCCAAGATGATGCCCAGAAAGGAAATGAAACCGCTGCCAATTGGGCTTGGTGCGGGCCTATCTCGCTAACATATGCGATATTGATGCCCCCCTGAACGCCTCGATGCAACCTACAATAACAACAGTATAACACAACAAGATTTGCCAAGTCATGAAACTCAAGACAAAGACTTGATGCGGCATAGACGGCCCTGTTCCGCTACGGGAAGCTCGTGCCGGCAAGACCCTACGGCTTGTGTCACACATAATACGCCGAAACGACTCCCCATTAACCGGCTTGTTGGCAACCTGTACGTCTGCCCCGATACGATACCAATATGAAGAATTAGTCGGTGGCTTGTGCCGCACTGGTTTCCAGCTGCCCAATGCCATCCACTCCGGCACCAAAGTCCATGATGAGAATCTTGGGATCCTGGCCAGTGCTGACGATTCGGCGGTAGTCGCTCTTCGCGCTGAGTACCCAGCTAGAGTGCCAGCGGGGGAAGTCGAGCAGCTGGTTGCCCGTTTCCATGTCCCACACTTTGATGTCGGTGTCGTAGCTGCCGCTGACAAGTCGGCCGCTCACGCTGTCTATGTGCAGGCTGCGCACTAGGTTCTCGTGCGCCTTCATCTCACGAACACACTCGCCCGTGTTGGCATCCCAAATGCGAATCACCTTGTCGTTTCCGGCGGATGCCACAAATCTGCCGTCCTCGGAAAATTGCGAGCAGGCCAGGCCCTTGGTGTGGCCGACGAATTCGCGAATGTTCTTGCCGGTATCAATGTTCCACAGCTTCACACGGAAGTCTCCAGAGCAAGATACAATCGTGTTGCCGCGCATTTGCACGGCGTTGACGGGGCCGGTGTGGCCGCGGAGCTGTCGAAGTAAAGCACCAGTTTCCCTGTCCCATACACAGATGCTAATGTCCTTGCTGCACGTCACAATGTGCTTCTTGTCAAAAGCCAGGTCCAAAACAGCCGCCGTGTGATGTCGAAGTCGTCGAATTGGTCGGTACCCAGCCTTGACATCGTATACGATGCACGTAGAGTCGGATGAGCCAGTCACCAAGATCTCATCGTCATACTGCAAACACAAAATCGAAGCCTTGTGGTGCTCGGGGAAAGACACAGTGTTTGGCAGTGACAAGGCGGTCTGCTCATTGTCGGATCCTGCCGCGTAGTGGCTTGGGTTGCCTTCTTCGTCCACCAGCAAATGCGGGCCGTCAACGACCTCTGGGGGTCCAATAACCAGCTTGCACTCCATCGTGTGCATGTCCCAGACCCGGATGGTCTTGTCCCGAGAGCCCGACACAATTTTGAATCTAGTATCCAGTTAGCAAACGTTGTTCCTCAAGGGTAGGCAAAGGGGGGGCGGGATGAACGCACTCATCAAATTGCAGGCAATAGATACTATCAGTATGCCCATGCAAGTAGACTGGACGGGCCTTGCCCTCCTTCCACCGCTGGCTCAGTTCCAGCTTGACCTTGTAAATCTGCTTCCAGTCATTCTGTGGGTGAATCTTGGGCACGCCCATGCCAGCACCCGGTTGCACAGGACGACTGGTAGCATAAGTACCCGTTGTTTCTCTGAGGCAAGACTCGCGCCAGATGTGCTGGTTCGAAACAGTGTGGTGCCACTGACGAGACACGGCactcgccttggccaaggccgatgCATCCAAGCAGGCTAAGATGTGAATAGCCAGCTCTGCGGGTAACTCGGAAACGAAATCAATGCGGCTGATGCGAGAATCCTGTTCTAAAACGCTTTCCTGTTCGACGCTGTCGAGGTCTACGGATAGCCTGGTTACCGCAATGCCTATGCCACTCTCGCGGTCATTTCCATCGTCGCTAGAGGGAGGGTTTAGCCCTCGTTGTCGGGCAAAATACTCATTTTGCATAGCCGCCGAGGCCTTGGCTGCCGCTCCCGTGTGATGAGGGATGACGGGCGGCTCATCTCCTAGTCCAGGGATGGGGACGTGCTTGTTGGGATCACGGTACAGGTCCAAGTCGTAGAAAGAAGGAGAACGGTGGAAGTTTGCCGCTTGTCCCAGGCGGTTCCAAGGACCGTGTGATGTCGTGGGTCGTTCATTTGAAGCGCCTTGTTCGTAGATCACATCCGCTGCGGCAACAGACGGCCGACGATGCATGATCCCTTTCAAGGACATGGATGCACGGCGAATGATGCCCTTGAGGCTTCCCGAAGCCCGTCTTTGCTTAACATGGGTCGGCCCTTGAGGATGTTCAGGTCCATCATGCGAGTCGTCAATAGCAGCGTCATTCCCATGGTGCGTTGGGTCGCGcatgtcatcatggccgaaaAGCGAATGCTTGGGCCGCTTCCATGACAGTGACATGCTTAGACTTCTAAATCGCTGCTCAGGTCCTCCACGGCGGGCAGGCGCAATATGTCGAGGCTCGTAATCGTCATCAAACACAACACTGTGGTGGGCCTGGGCCCATTCCATGACTGGAATCGACTTTCTGGCCATGTCGTTGGTGTCGTTGGCGAAACCTGTCGCGGTGTCTccaaaggaagaggaaggtGCCGGCCGCACAGATGAACTAACAAACGGAAAACGCAAACGCTGCAAATTACAGCAGGGTCAGCATCTCTATCTATTAACTTGACGCCATGGTGGCCGAGGGCGCGAGGTCTCTTAGAGCAGTCAAATGACCACACCATGATCAGGTGCATGTGGCGTCGAGGGAGAGGTATGTTCAACAGCAAAGGGCATTCATACCTAAGCAATAAAAGGAACAATAAGAAGTccaaaaaaataataaattaactGAAGGAACAGTTGAGGAGTAGCCTCTCAGAACGCCAATGTAAATCAACGAACGTAAGGGGGGAGAATTTCTCTAGTCGGTGTAGAGAGAGGGACGACGAGAGACAAGACAATACAAGACAAAGAGGTGCAACCAATCGGGCGTACAGTCCACGTCCACGTTTATCGTACAGAGACAGTGACGATGAGGGAGGAAGGACGATTATATGACGTTTATTTCAAAGTTTCGGAGGTTTTTATTGATCGTGGTTGAAACAGGAGCGAAATTGTAACGTGGTACGAGAAAGCCGTTAAGAGGGAATGTGCAAGCGGCCCTGGAATGCGGCAAAGGGCATTCGGCGGGCAAGACAATGTATGGGCGAGGTGGTGCGGCCCGCGGGTGGTTTATTTTAAGCCGGAATCATGGGCTGCATCGGACACGGGGGTTGCAACGAGAGCCGGGTCGGCGAGAGAGGTTGAAGCGTGGGCGACAGATaaggctggtggtgatgtcgTATGCACGAGGATTCGACGAAGAGCGCCCAACCTGGGTCGTATCAGTGGATTGAATAGACGTCTGCGCAAGGGAGAGTTGTCGATCAACGGAGGAACGAAGGGCGGGAAAGCGAAAGAAACAGCAGCaagctggacaagatgaGCAGCAGATGAAAGGGGTTAAATGGCGAGGTGGTGCAGGATTGCGAAAAGATGTGTTTATTGCACCGAGGACTGTCTAGCAAGGTTTTGCAACTAGGAGAGGCCGACTGGAGGAGCCGTCAAATCGGAGGATCAACAGAAAGGTGGAAGGCCGAGCAAAAGTGGGTCGGCGAGGGGGCCAGCGAAGGGGCCAGCGCAAGGGCCAGCGCAGGGACGGGCGGTGGCCAACACGGCCAGGGATGAGGCCTCAGTGCTCCAGGTCTAAAAATTCAGTTGCCGTGACGCCGTGACGCCACGTGCAGCATTGAACCAGGCAGTGAAATGCTGGGTCAAGTGTCCGGTCCAAATGCTCAAATGTTGGAGATTTTATTGTGGGCCTCGAGTGCCTGACCGAACCTTGCAATCAATCACGAACAATTGGCGTCCAGATGACCCCCCCAACCCGCTCTCGACATCCCCAGATTGCTAGGTTCTTGAGATGGCCGATGGGCTCTCGACTGCGCGGGGGGATGCAGTCGGCAACTTTATTTTTGGGTCCAAGATTTGGGCCCGGCTGGGTCTGGCTGGGTCTTGCCGTCAACCCATGATGAAATTCTCCTGACGTCTGGAGGTGACTCTGAACTCCCCTCATCATTCCTCCCGGTCTCCAAGCCAGCCAATTCAGCCCGGCTAACAAACCTTCCCGTGTAGTCGAATGCCGCGTGCTCGACTTCACCAGCTGACGTCAAGCCGGACAAAGCCACACCGCCTGGCGCCGGGCGAGTGCATGCCTGCATAAAGACACCACCCAAGACGTCTCAGGAGCAGCAAGGCGCACTGCAGAATCCTCACGGTGTACTGATTAATGACTCGCGGCATGTTTGGTTGCATCTCCGAGTGAGAGTTTCCGTCTACTACTAGTTACTTACGTACTAATTTAATCCCCCCTCTAGTAGAGATGACATCCGAGATGCGCGATGCCAAAGTACTTTCCCACAGAAACAGGGTACCGCGGTACCTGCGGCCACGCCGAGCGCCAAGTTCTACCGAGACCTTGTTGCCCCATGTTCTAGTTCACACGATAGTCATCCAGTACTCGAACAACTCTGAGATAGAAATCTTCGTGTATACTTACATCTGCCGTCGCTTGAACGCCACCCTCGAGGCATATTCTCGCCGCCTCTCGGTAACCCTTGCCCATTCTCGATGACATCTTAGGAACTTCGTGGCTAAGCAGATATTCATAGAAACCATCGGCAGTATGACTGCCGTAGCCAGCCGAAACGGAGGCCCTCTGCTGCATAGTTTCAACGCTTTCTTTGAGACCCAGCTCCAAGAGTACAATGCCAAGGCTATAGACATCGTGTCGATAGTCAAACGGTGTTCTCGTCGCACGGGTCGTATTGGTCCTCGAGTTTTGGACTGGAAGCCCCTGGACTTCCGGGTGTCGATACAGATTGAATCGGAAGTCGTCATCCACCCCTTCTGTTTGTCCAGCAGAGGATGCCTCCCTGGTGTACTCAAACCCAACAAGGTGTGGCTTGTCGTATACAAACCTGCCCCCCTGCTTTGCAAAAAACATGATGTTGTCGCTCCGGATACCCTTGTGCAGCCAGCCTGCTAAATGTAAAAACAAGACTGCTCTCGAGAGTGTTGTCGCTACTTGGTACCATTCCCCTGCGTCCAAAGAATCGACATTTTCTTCCAAAATCGCAGAGAGTGTCGTAGACGTTTCACCAGGAACCTTGAATAACATTCCGTGCTCTAAATCACCACCCCGGAGGTACCTCTTGACCACGCCAATACAGTCCAGCGTTCGAAGTTCGACTGGCTTGTATTCTGCTTTCAATAGCCTTGCGAGATTTTCGATTCGGTGCTGAAGCATGGCCTTGTACGTGAACAGTGAATGATTGGGCGGGCATTCCGATCCAATAACCTCTTTCCACTCCACCAGCACGTCATGTGTGCCGTCCTTCTCGAAAGTGCCGAAGCTGTGACCGTCTTTTTCATCCTTCGTAGACGTATCGTGAAGATTGGCCTCGTCTTCAGTGACGTCCTCCCCCCCAAAAACGGATTCTCGCGCATTCATCTCGATGATTGTTGATTTCAGAAGAGCGAGACCCCGTAATTCTGAGTTTGCGTCTGACTGTGCCGTAATCATTTGCAATTTCGCCAAGTTCATCGTTGTTAGGAGGCTATTCAGCGCTAACTTGGCTGCAGGGTCAATCTTTGGCGGAGTAAAGAATCCCTCAAGGTCGTTGATGAACTTCTCCAGCCGATCGAGGGCTTTGAGGGGCTCGCCATCCTTTACTGCCCATGACAGTTGCTCTTGTAAGTCGGAGCTTTCTTGGATACTGCGTATCTTGTCCGACAATGCCTGTCTTTCCCCAGAGTTGGGACTCGCCAAGTCTACCAGCCTCTCTATTGAAGACGTGGGCAGAACTGACGACTGTGAAGCTGCCTTGATCGCACTACTGCTCGACACCAGGCTGTCCAGCTGATCGATAAAGTGGTGTATCAACACCACGTATTTGATTGCCGTGTCGCCATGGTCTTGAAAGCGCCGATCCTTGACGTGAAGCCCGTCTGGGCCGCGATCAATCCCCCAATCGATTCCCCAGCTCTTGAATCTTGCCAGCTGCAATTCTAATCTGGTCTGGAAGACAGCAGCGTCCTCCCCAACCCCGCCGGCCTTGCGCCATAGCTGGATTGCCTTGACTGTTCCCTCAAACACCTGAGCGAGAAGGCTTGTAGCGCCGAGAGCTGTGCCAGCTACACCGACGGGGTCAACTTGCGATGCCATGCTATCAGTGAAGAAAAACGTTGTTTAGAAGGAACAAGGCGGACGAAATCAACACATCTGACAGATGGAATAGGGTGGCACTTGTACTACTCAGTTCAATGAGGCGACGACGATCGCTCAGCTGAGGCGGTGCAAACGCACTATTGATTTTATGCACATTCCCAATCAATTTTCGTGTCAGCCGCAGCCACCAGATGTACATGCTTTGCAACAGTCACATGACCTTTAGCTGTCGCTTTCAAAAGCTGATTCTGTTCCCTATCTCATGGCCACTGTTAAACTGCTTCCAAAATCATTCCTCACTAGTCGTCGTACCAACTTGGGACTTGGATTGCTTGCCATGACGTCTCAAGAGCCATCGCACTCCAATGTGGGGTTTGCTCAACGGGAGCACGACATTCTATCCTTGTTATCGATCTTTGTACACACGCATCAGACATTGAGTATTGGGTTCCGATTGCTGGGCATAGTTTTGGACGATCAGTCCTTCTACATGCCGGCTCCCGTGAAGGAAGGTGGCTACTTTGAGGTCTACATCCTACGTTCCAAGGACATTTTGGAGGCGGACCTTCTGGGTTCAAAAGAGGACATTCCATCGAATCTGCCTCGGACCGTGGCTGTCAAATGTCCCAAGGTACGAGGCAAGCTGAATGACAGGCGGAATCAGAAACTTTGGacctccatggccatggagctACAGATTCTGAAACACGAACATGTAAAGAATCATGATAACATTATTAAATTGCTGGGACTAAGTTGGAGATCAGTGCGGGGAACGTACATGCCTGCTTTTGTTCTTGAGGCCGCAAAGTCCGATTTGTATAGTATGATACAATCGTTCCAGTTCaccttggacaagatgactACGAGAAAAATCCTAGGGCTGGCAGTCGACATCTCATGCGGTCTCTCGGCGTTACACGACTTGGGCATCATTCACGGAGATATGAAGCCACAAAATGTCTTAATATTTGAGGATCAAAAGCTGGGGTTTGTCGCCAAGATTACTGATTTCGGTTCTTCGTTGCTCAAAACAGACATCAAGGAGCCCATCGTGCTCCCGTATAATACCGATATTTGGCAAGCTCCTGAATGCCAAAACGCACTCGATGGGTCCCAGCTTATCGAGGCAGACAACTTTTCCCTGGGCCTCGTTCTGTGTTACATGCTTAGCAGAGGCCTCATACTACATCAACTCGAGGAAAGCGACGAAAAAGCTGCTACGGACGGGCAGTCTGCTGTCAGTTATGACTTTTATGCCAAAGTTGCCGCTGAGGCCCTGCATGAGACCTTTCGTCCCGCCCTAGAAATCGAAGAAGAGAGGTTATACGGTCCTATGTCGTCTCGCAAGCCCGAGGGGTGGCCCGATCCGAACGAAAAGGTCGACAatttggacgaagacgaaaGCTACGTGTCGATTCGTAAAATCCAGCGAGCCGTTGCAAGAACTCTACTCCCATCGCTTTTCGAACCCCCCATGCGCCCCAGTTCGAAGAGCATCTACCTAAACATGAGGGTATGTTTCAGCTGGCTACTAAGACGAGACACGTTTTATCCGATTCTATCTCTCCACGACCCGTTTACCCCTGAGCGTTTGAAAGCTGCAAACTTCAATGACCAAGAGAGGGATGTGCTGCAAAATCCAGGTACGCCGCTTCAAATTGGTCGTAGAGCATGCGCTAATCGGGCACTTCAGGCGCCATTGCGACgaaggaggacaaggagagaGTCTGGAAGTATGCCACTACCATGGAATGGCTCGACAGATCCATCAAGACTATACAACAAGGTGGTGATCTTCCAAGTATGGACGACATCTCACAATCCGATGCTGCGCATCGTATTGCAACTTCCCTTAAAACTTGGTATGTACGAAGTTGCATTTCAGGATATTCACAGTCTGATGGCTCCCACAGGACGCAGAGCGAGGCTCCTCCTCGAAATAATATGCGCGAGGTTCGCAACCCCTTTGCTGTTGTAGAGGTGAGCACTTCTCCCGcacccccttttttttctaatTCTGCCAAATCCATCAATAACTAAGGAGGTGGTTAGGCGGAAGCTTCTTTTGGTACTATGCGCTGCATCCCAGCCTGTGTCTTGAATCAAATCC
The DNA window shown above is from Metarhizium brunneum chromosome 1, complete sequence and carries:
- the Btrc gene encoding F-box/WD repeat-containing protein 1A; translation: MARKSIPVMEWAQAHHSVVFDDDYEPRHIAPARRGGPEQRFRSLSMSLSWKRPKHSLFGHDDMRDPTHHGNDAAIDDSHDGPEHPQGPTHVKQRRASGSLKGIIRRASMSLKGIMHRRPSVAAADVIYEQGASNERPTTSHGPWNRLGQAANFHRSPSFYDLDLYRDPNKHVPIPGLGDEPPVIPHHTGAAAKASAAMQNEYFARQRGLNPPSSDDGNDRESGIGIAVTRLSVDLDSVEQESVLEQDSRISRIDFVSELPAELAIHILACLDASALAKASAVSRQWHHTVSNQHIWRESCLRETTGTYATSRPVQPGAGMGVPKIHPQNDWKQIYKVKLELSQRWKEGKARPVYLHGHTDSIYCLQFDEFKIVSGSRDKTIRVWDMHTMECKLVIGPPEVVDGPHLLVDEEGNPSHYAAGSDNEQTALSLPNTVSFPEHHKASILCLQYDDEILVTGSSDSTCIVYDVKAGYRPIRRLRHHTAAVLDLAFDKKHIVTCSKDISICVWDRETGALLRQLRGHTGPVNAVQMRGNTIVSCSGDFRVKLWNIDTGKNIREFVGHTKGLACSQFSEDGRFVASAGNDKVIRIWDANTGECVREMKAHENLVRSLHIDSVSGRLVSGSYDTDIKVWDMETGNQLLDFPRWHSSWVLSAKSDYRRIVSTGQDPKILIMDFGAGVDGIGQLETSAAQATD